A part of Streptomyces sp. SLBN-31 genomic DNA contains:
- a CDS encoding DUF4328 domain-containing protein has translation MNDHIATPSPASPPALRPVRTPARLSVAALGLAGAAWALRAVWEIRLAVAGEPASGPPDQGGGEHRPLTSLENAYHLISSAGGITAALCAILFVFWLDNVRDNARELSGRRPRYSGFWLYAGWVIPLANLWIPRRIVAGAHQDSAPGERLPRSLNVWWALWLLGMFGGVGLMYADDTDQVIARAYTDVWLLLAADAAVVGAAVAGILVVRAVTAVQLRYMDGGSGYGGSPAGPDSAGGKAA, from the coding sequence GTGAACGACCACATAGCGACACCATCCCCCGCCTCCCCTCCCGCACTGCGCCCGGTCCGCACCCCGGCCCGGCTGAGCGTCGCCGCGCTCGGCCTGGCCGGTGCCGCCTGGGCGCTGCGGGCGGTCTGGGAGATCCGGCTGGCCGTGGCCGGGGAGCCGGCCTCGGGTCCGCCGGACCAGGGCGGCGGCGAACACCGCCCGCTGACCTCGCTGGAGAACGCGTACCACCTGATCAGCAGCGCGGGCGGGATCACCGCGGCGCTCTGCGCGATCCTCTTCGTCTTCTGGCTGGACAACGTGCGCGACAACGCGCGCGAACTTTCCGGCAGGCGGCCGCGCTACTCCGGCTTCTGGCTCTACGCGGGCTGGGTGATCCCCCTCGCCAACCTGTGGATCCCGCGCCGCATCGTCGCCGGCGCCCACCAGGACAGCGCCCCGGGCGAACGGCTGCCGCGCTCGCTGAACGTGTGGTGGGCGCTGTGGCTGCTCGGCATGTTCGGCGGCGTGGGCCTGATGTACGCCGACGACACGGACCAGGTCATCGCCCGTGCCTACACGGACGTGTGGTTGCTGCTCGCAGCCGACGCCGCCGTCGTCGGCGCGGCGGTGGCCGGCATCCTCGTCGTCCGCGCCGTCACCGCCGTGCAACTGCGGTACATGGACGGTGGGTCGGGGTACGGCGGGTCGCCGGCCGGCCCCGACTCCGCGGGTGGCAAGGCGGCTTGA